A DNA window from Zingiber officinale cultivar Zhangliang chromosome 3A, Zo_v1.1, whole genome shotgun sequence contains the following coding sequences:
- the LOC122050657 gene encoding uncharacterized protein LOC122050657 yields MVPTPSPQAGPSRGQSPAEPSHGQSPAGPSRRLSPAGPSRGQSPAGPSCGQSPAGPSHGQSPAGPSHGQSPAGPSCGQSPAGPSHGHSPSPLESPIPARHSTVDIADARLHIVPLGDSFENSVTVVREINQIVNNFWKGDSMSYSSTPAPTKELWWCEFKRLFSWDPYFEMEVKRIFKKKCGDHIRHVLNHAKSTGKKPPFITTDNWVRICNFWQTDECKERSLRNKINQAYNSGDSRAIYAGGSINIEEHSRRLSRDLGKELDFIDTFVRTFQKKDKTWSGDRARIIKERYDELSLSQRSSGDGDNIEGSEPSVSNNLDLWLEASGGVKGGRIIGMGSMSRIHNVPRRSLSSSTRPAVTTQIHSLTEEVDNLKDIISQRDQQILEIQKQNSQRDLDMVEMRKQQAFLYNNFNNLDRVQAIFLLVLVMMLMTMMMSMMMPPMMLMMMHEWLVEEGFGLRRISIRLSSTLSFSCSCMILEFGYYDMFVITLL; encoded by the exons ATGGTACCTACGCCCTCCCCTCAGGCAGGACCTTCTCGTGGGCAGTCGCCAGCAGAACCTTCTCATGGCCAGTCGCCGGCAGGACCCTCACGTCGACTGTCCCCGGCAGGACCTTCACGTGGCCAGTCACCGGCAGGACCTTCATGTGGCCAGTCACCGGCAGGACCTTCACATGGCCAGTCACCGGCAGGACCTTCACATGGCCAGTCACCGGCAGGACCTTCATGTGGCCAGTCACCGGCAGGACCTTCACATGGCCATTCACCTTCCCCACTTGAGTCGCCGATACCTGCCAGACACTCAACCGTTGATATTGCCGACGCTCGACTGCATATAGTCCCTCTTGGAGACTC ATTTGAAAATTCAGTAACTGTTGTTCGTGAGATTAATCAAATTGTGAATAACTTTTGGAAAGGAGACTCAATGTCATACTCAAGCACTCCAGCACCCACAAAAGAACTCTGGTGGTGCGAGTTTAAG CGATTATTTAGTTGGGACCCTTATTTTGAGAtggaagttaaaagaattttcaaaaagaaatgtgGTGATCACATTCGGCATGTATTAAACCATGCCAAAAGTACTGGAAAAAAGCCTCCCTTTATCACGACGGACAATTGGGTTAGGATCTGCAATTTTTGGCAAACTGATGAGTGCAAAGAAAGGAGTTTgcggaataaaataaatcaagcttATAATTCTGGAGACTCACGTGCAATATATGCAGGAGGATCTATAAATATCGAGGAGCATTCACGTAGATTG TCTAGGGATTTGGGAAAAGAGCTCGATTTTATAGACACTTTCGTCCGCACTTTTCAAAAAAAAGACAAGACTTGGAGTGGAGATAGAGCTAGAATAATTAAG gaGAGATATGATGAGCTATCATTATCTCAAAGAAGTTCAGGTGATGGTGATAATATTGAGGGATCTGAGCCGTCTGTTAGtaataatttagatttatggttagaggccagtggGGGAGTCAAAGGGGGAAGGATAATAGGTATGGGTTCTATGAGTAGAATCCATAATGTTCCTCGAAGATCTTTATCTTCTTCTACCCGACCCGCAGTAACGACACAGATTCATAGCTTAACTGAAGAGGTTGACAATTTGAAAGACATAATATCTCAAAGGGATCagcaaattttagaaattcaaaaacaaaattcACAAAGAGATCTAGATATGGTTGAAATGCGTAAACAGCAAGCCTTTCTTTACAACAATTtcaacaatttagatcgggttcaAGCTATATTCCTCCTGGTATTGGTGATGATGCTAATGACGATGATGATGTCGATGATGATGCCGCCGATGATGTTGATGATGATGCATGAGT GGTTGGTAG AAGAAGGATTTGGACTGAGAAGGATCTCCATAAGATTATCTTCAACTCTATCTTTTTCATGTTCTTGTATGATATTGGAATTTGGATACTATGACATGTTTGTTATAACTTTATTGTAG